The Leptospira sp. WS39.C2 genome contains a region encoding:
- a CDS encoding sigma 54-interacting transcriptional regulator, with amino-acid sequence MSVKQDISGALRKIQKEIQQLPNITDRLNFILDMTLTLFGATTGSISIMDQEEKVLTIVAAKGMDWEKKIAAKLPFNLGVTGRAASTREITYVPDVTLDKDYVKLIETVRSELAIPLLTRDSVVGVLNLESDKVNFFSPDIINQATLFASQLTIVILEERIAKEAFEKSKREEDPVEEILGYDPSILFLKHRIRQVGPSDISVMIIGEEGAGKKLVAKALHYISQRKNAPFYTVDCSGLSYELLEAELFGSMSGKIFNPGKLEQSNGGSLYIESIGDLPPNLQNKLFHTLRDKTIPNPTSKKKEEVLNIRIFTGSKRDLLEEIQKETFSMDLYYRLAEVPLRMPPLRDRRGDIPLLAHHFLYQYNKQYGRNKSFSTEALKALTGMPWSGNVRQLQSVIQYAVLVPQETVLEPFSFQQDGKREEESRTKISGFGFGNEFLTPTENLSLNLAIEKLEAIWIKEAFGRASTQEEVAKLLGISRGSLQYKIKNNQFLDGFST; translated from the coding sequence ATGTCTGTGAAACAGGATATTTCCGGTGCTTTGCGGAAAATCCAAAAGGAAATCCAACAACTTCCGAATATTACGGATCGATTGAATTTCATTTTGGATATGACCCTCACACTTTTTGGTGCTACTACAGGGAGTATTTCCATAATGGACCAAGAAGAAAAGGTCCTCACAATTGTTGCCGCAAAAGGGATGGACTGGGAGAAAAAAATTGCGGCAAAACTTCCTTTTAATTTAGGTGTTACCGGCCGTGCTGCATCCACTAGAGAAATTACCTATGTTCCTGATGTTACCTTAGACAAAGATTATGTAAAACTCATTGAAACAGTTCGATCAGAACTTGCCATACCACTTCTCACGAGAGATTCGGTTGTGGGAGTTCTCAATTTAGAATCAGACAAAGTAAACTTTTTTTCTCCTGATATCATCAACCAAGCAACTCTCTTTGCATCCCAGTTAACTATTGTTATTCTAGAGGAAAGGATTGCAAAGGAAGCTTTCGAAAAATCCAAACGGGAAGAAGACCCTGTTGAAGAAATTTTAGGATATGATCCAAGCATTTTGTTTTTGAAACATAGGATTCGGCAAGTCGGCCCTTCTGATATTTCAGTAATGATCATTGGAGAGGAAGGAGCTGGTAAAAAATTAGTCGCAAAGGCCCTCCATTATATTTCTCAACGGAAAAATGCTCCTTTTTATACGGTGGATTGTTCGGGGCTCAGTTATGAATTATTAGAAGCCGAACTTTTTGGAAGCATGAGTGGAAAAATTTTTAATCCAGGAAAATTGGAACAATCGAATGGAGGTTCATTGTACATTGAATCCATCGGTGACCTTCCACCAAATTTACAAAACAAACTTTTCCATACCTTACGAGATAAAACAATTCCCAATCCTACTTCTAAGAAAAAAGAAGAAGTTCTCAATATCAGAATTTTTACAGGGAGCAAACGTGATCTATTAGAAGAAATTCAAAAGGAAACTTTTTCGATGGATTTATATTATCGACTAGCGGAAGTTCCACTTAGAATGCCGCCATTAAGGGATAGACGAGGTGACATTCCGCTACTTGCACACCATTTTTTATACCAATACAACAAACAATATGGTCGAAACAAATCATTCTCTACTGAGGCACTGAAAGCATTAACCGGTATGCCTTGGAGTGGGAATGTGAGACAATTACAAAGTGTGATCCAATATGCAGTCCTTGTCCCTCAAGAAACTGTACTCGAACCATTTTCCTTCCAACAAGATGGCAAACGGGAAGAAGAGTCCCGAACCAAAATCTCTGGATTTGGTTTCGGAAACGAATTTCTCACTCCGACTGAGAACCTATCGTTAAATTTAGCGATAGAGAAACTCGAGGCGATATGGATCAAAGAAGCCTTCGGGCGTGCCTCAACCCAAGAAGAAGTTGCAAAACTATTAGGAATCAGCCGAGGTTCTTTGCAATATAAGATCAAAAATAACCAATTTCTGGACGGATTCAGCACCTAA
- a CDS encoding thioredoxin family protein, with product MEHRFQSILSLLFLSISLFLTPYCSKQRDIILAQFEESLQTAKTENRKLIVLFGADWCPDCRALDGILNEPETKTILDADFVVMKVDVGRFDKNLSLNEKLGNPIQNGIPSLVVFSPKGEIITSTKGGEFSNASKMTKEQVLAYLYKL from the coding sequence ATGGAACACCGATTCCAATCGATCCTCTCTCTACTCTTTTTGAGTATCTCACTCTTCCTTACTCCTTACTGCTCCAAACAAAGAGACATAATTCTTGCCCAATTCGAAGAGTCCTTACAAACAGCAAAGACAGAAAACCGCAAACTCATCGTATTGTTTGGAGCTGATTGGTGCCCCGACTGTAGGGCATTAGATGGGATTTTAAACGAGCCCGAAACCAAAACAATATTGGATGCAGATTTTGTAGTAATGAAGGTGGATGTAGGTCGATTTGATAAAAACCTAAGTCTAAATGAAAAATTGGGGAATCCCATCCAAAATGGAATCCCATCGCTTGTTGTTTTTTCACCAAAAGGAGAAATCATCACTTCCACTAAAGGTGGAGAATTCTCTAACGCAAGTAAGATGACAAAAGAACAAGTATTAGCTTATCTATACAAACTATAA
- a CDS encoding valine--tRNA ligase, translating to MKSHLPDRYDPESVEPKWNQIWEEKKTFAPDTSRKETFSIVIPPPNVTGNLHIGHALNHTIQDIIIRIERKKGKNVVWVPGMDHAGIATQVVVERELAKEGKSRTDFTREEFIEKVWEWKAHSGGMIAKQQRLLGESVDWSKERFTFDEGLSKAVIKVFRTLFDEGLIYRGERIINWCPVTKTAISDIEVEYKEKQGKLYHIKYPKAEFKSKDPKTLNAGEYIVVATTRPETMFGDVAVCAHPDDKRYTELKDKFVFLPIAEKEIPVLFDSFVEKEFGSGLVKITPAHDPNDYEAGQRLKLTPINIMNLDGTLNDHAGKYNGLDRFEARKRVVEELESKGYIEKIETHVHSVGHNQRGGAVIEPLLSTQWFVKIESLAKPAIAVVKSGKVQFQPKMWEKTYFEWMENIRDWCISRQLWWGHRIPAYYAPNGDMVVAESLEEAIALFQKKGISLTADTIKQDEDVLDTWFSSGLWPFSVFGWPEKTEELKQYYPTSVLVTGFDIIFFWVARMIMNGLKFMGDVPFHKVLIHGLVRDKDGKKFSKSLGNVVDPLDMMSKYGTDSFRFFLAAVLPEGKDILFDESRLDGYRSFCNKIWNSSRFIFMNLPEDFSPKEPDLNTLEDTDFWILHEFDLMLGRYEKAYSGYLFFEMANAIYDFVWGSFCDWYLELTKARVYGNVTPESAEKARQVLVSVLKKSLGLLHPFMPFITEEIHSLLEPKELAKTEFPKAYGVSETSPAVVRMELVREIITKIRNMRAELGVKPEKKCKVILKCANKELKEMMERESKSILQLSKAESIEFLDSYELKNTDSVGAFSIGEIILPLEGIFDFEKEKQRLEKEKKQIQSEMEKLENKINNPSFLEKAKPDVVEKEREKYNTWKEKLESTIRALEKIGT from the coding sequence ATGAAATCACATCTACCCGACCGTTACGATCCCGAATCTGTAGAACCTAAGTGGAACCAAATCTGGGAAGAAAAAAAAACCTTTGCTCCAGACACTTCACGCAAAGAAACTTTTTCCATTGTCATCCCACCACCGAATGTCACCGGGAATTTACACATTGGGCATGCACTTAATCATACCATCCAAGACATTATCATACGTATTGAACGTAAAAAAGGGAAAAACGTGGTATGGGTTCCAGGAATGGATCATGCTGGAATTGCAACGCAAGTTGTCGTTGAACGTGAGCTTGCAAAAGAAGGTAAGTCTAGGACTGATTTTACTCGGGAAGAATTCATAGAAAAAGTTTGGGAATGGAAAGCACATTCAGGTGGAATGATCGCCAAACAACAACGGTTACTCGGTGAGTCTGTTGATTGGTCCAAAGAACGATTTACCTTTGATGAAGGACTTTCCAAAGCAGTCATCAAAGTATTTCGCACATTATTTGATGAAGGTTTGATTTACCGTGGGGAACGAATCATCAATTGGTGCCCTGTTACCAAAACCGCCATTTCCGATATTGAAGTGGAGTACAAAGAAAAACAAGGTAAACTTTATCATATCAAATATCCAAAAGCTGAGTTCAAATCCAAAGACCCAAAAACATTAAATGCTGGCGAATACATTGTTGTGGCAACAACAAGGCCTGAAACAATGTTTGGTGACGTTGCGGTTTGTGCTCACCCAGATGACAAACGTTACACGGAATTAAAAGATAAATTTGTATTTTTGCCGATCGCTGAAAAAGAAATTCCTGTTTTGTTTGATTCTTTTGTAGAAAAAGAATTTGGATCAGGCCTTGTGAAAATCACTCCAGCCCATGACCCGAATGACTATGAAGCAGGCCAAAGATTAAAACTCACACCGATCAACATTATGAATCTGGATGGAACTCTCAATGACCATGCAGGTAAGTATAATGGTTTGGATCGTTTTGAAGCACGAAAACGTGTTGTAGAAGAACTAGAATCCAAAGGTTATATTGAAAAAATTGAAACTCACGTTCATAGTGTGGGTCATAACCAAAGGGGAGGGGCTGTCATCGAACCATTGTTATCCACACAATGGTTTGTGAAAATTGAATCCCTTGCCAAACCAGCGATTGCAGTTGTAAAATCAGGAAAGGTGCAGTTCCAACCAAAGATGTGGGAAAAAACCTACTTTGAATGGATGGAAAATATCCGTGATTGGTGTATCTCTCGTCAATTATGGTGGGGTCATCGAATCCCGGCATACTATGCACCAAACGGTGATATGGTGGTTGCTGAGTCTTTGGAAGAAGCGATTGCTTTGTTTCAGAAAAAAGGAATCTCTCTTACCGCTGACACCATCAAACAAGACGAAGATGTTTTAGATACATGGTTTTCTTCTGGGCTTTGGCCGTTTTCTGTTTTTGGTTGGCCAGAAAAAACAGAAGAACTCAAACAATACTATCCCACTTCTGTTCTCGTCACTGGTTTTGATATCATCTTCTTTTGGGTCGCTCGAATGATTATGAACGGACTCAAATTTATGGGAGATGTTCCGTTCCATAAGGTTCTCATCCACGGACTCGTTCGTGACAAAGATGGAAAGAAGTTTAGTAAATCACTCGGCAACGTAGTGGATCCTTTGGACATGATGTCCAAATACGGAACGGATTCCTTCCGATTCTTTTTGGCGGCAGTGTTACCGGAAGGAAAAGATATTCTTTTCGACGAATCCAGGTTAGATGGTTATCGTTCCTTCTGTAATAAAATTTGGAATTCCAGCCGATTCATTTTTATGAATTTGCCAGAAGATTTTTCTCCTAAAGAACCTGACTTAAATACATTAGAAGATACAGACTTTTGGATCTTACATGAGTTTGATTTGATGCTTGGTCGTTATGAAAAAGCTTACTCTGGTTATCTCTTTTTTGAAATGGCCAATGCGATTTATGATTTTGTATGGGGTTCGTTTTGTGATTGGTATTTGGAACTAACCAAGGCTCGTGTGTATGGGAATGTCACACCTGAGTCTGCGGAGAAAGCACGCCAAGTGCTTGTGAGTGTATTAAAAAAATCACTCGGACTCCTACATCCCTTTATGCCTTTCATCACAGAGGAAATCCATTCACTTCTGGAACCAAAGGAACTCGCAAAAACAGAATTTCCGAAAGCCTATGGAGTTTCAGAAACTTCACCTGCTGTGGTTCGGATGGAACTTGTTCGTGAAATCATTACCAAAATTCGAAACATGCGAGCAGAACTTGGTGTGAAACCTGAAAAAAAATGTAAGGTCATTCTCAAGTGTGCAAACAAAGAGTTAAAAGAAATGATGGAACGAGAAAGTAAATCCATCCTGCAACTTTCCAAAGCAGAGAGTATCGAGTTCTTAGATTCTTATGAATTAAAAAACACGGACTCAGTTGGTGCATTCTCCATTGGAGAAATTATCCTTCCACTCGAAGGGATTTTTGATTTTGAAAAGGAAAAACAAAGATTGGAAAAAGAGAAAAAACAAATCCAATCAGAAATGGAAAAGTTAGAAAACAAAATCAACAATCCATCCTTTTTAGAAAAAGCAAAACCTGATGTGGTAGAAAAGGAAAGAGAAAAGTATAATACTTGGAAAGAGAAATTAGAAAGTACGATTAGGGCGTTAGAAAAAATTGGAACATAA
- the prfB gene encoding peptide chain release factor 2, protein MDRSLKELKKQTSEMIESFQTYWTAQNFQEDYDRLMSLIEKSNDPKLWDSPDQAKNVTQKRNELQLKLDPWLDLKKELLDFPDLIELTSEEMGEGGLKSLNDDFDRMFEAFENLQMLDALSGKDDGKAAFINIHPGAGGTESQDWADMLLRMYSRFCEQKGYRAEIVDYQPGETAGIKNATLYIQGDHPFGYLKCESGVHRLVRISPFDSNKRRHTSFASVYVTPEVDDDIQVNIEEKDLRVDVYRSSGAGGQHVNTTDSAVRITHIPTGIVVSCQMERSQIKNRDTAMKMLKARLYEMEKQKAEEENAKKAGEKRDIAWGSQIRSYVFHPYNLVKDHRTDFETGNVHAVMDGDLEDFIIAYLKYLTNQKANAKV, encoded by the coding sequence ATGGATAGATCATTAAAAGAACTAAAAAAACAAACAAGTGAAATGATAGAATCATTTCAAACCTATTGGACAGCACAAAATTTCCAAGAAGATTATGACCGTTTGATGTCTTTAATCGAAAAATCAAATGATCCAAAATTATGGGATTCTCCAGACCAAGCAAAAAACGTAACTCAAAAACGAAATGAATTACAATTGAAGTTGGATCCTTGGCTTGATTTAAAAAAAGAACTTTTAGATTTTCCTGACTTGATTGAACTCACTTCTGAAGAAATGGGAGAAGGTGGATTAAAATCATTAAACGATGATTTTGATCGTATGTTTGAAGCATTTGAAAACTTGCAAATGTTAGATGCACTTTCTGGTAAAGATGATGGAAAAGCAGCTTTTATCAACATCCACCCAGGTGCTGGTGGAACAGAGTCACAAGACTGGGCCGATATGTTACTTCGAATGTATTCCAGGTTTTGTGAACAAAAAGGTTACCGAGCAGAGATCGTTGATTACCAACCAGGTGAAACTGCAGGGATTAAAAACGCGACGCTTTACATCCAAGGGGATCATCCATTTGGGTATTTAAAATGTGAATCAGGAGTCCACCGTCTCGTTCGTATTTCTCCATTTGATTCCAACAAACGTAGACATACATCTTTTGCATCCGTGTATGTCACACCTGAAGTCGATGATGATATCCAAGTAAACATTGAAGAAAAAGACTTACGTGTGGATGTTTATCGTTCTTCGGGAGCAGGTGGACAGCACGTCAACACAACAGACTCCGCTGTTCGGATCACACACATTCCGACAGGGATTGTTGTTTCTTGTCAGATGGAAAGATCTCAAATCAAAAACCGTGATACCGCGATGAAGATGTTAAAAGCACGTCTCTATGAGATGGAAAAACAAAAAGCGGAAGAAGAAAACGCCAAAAAAGCTGGTGAAAAACGTGATATCGCTTGGGGATCACAAATTCGAAGTTATGTGTTTCATCCTTATAATTTAGTAAAAGACCACAGAACTGATTTTGAAACAGGAAATGTCCATGCAGTGATGGATGGTGACTTGGAAGATTTTATCATAGCTTATTTAAAATACCTGACAAACCAGAAGGCAAACGCTAAAGTATAA
- the purD gene encoding phosphoribosylamine--glycine ligase gives MEHKYKVLLLGSGGREHALADVISKSKSLESLKVYPGNGGFATELLLGANEISITDKTKFLEYLKVSKTNLVVVGPEDPLVNGIADWCAEVGIPCFGPSAYCAQVEGSKHFAKEMMKRAKVPTASFAVFTDHESAWSYAQKEMLPLVVKADGLAAGKGVTVAFDLKEVKRALDEIFLESKFGHSGNKVVIESFLEGEEASLFVITDGQRYMCLPAAQDHKRAYDGDIGPNTGGMGAYAPAPIVTDVVLSKVKSSIIEPMLEDFRISGHPYKGLLYVGLMITKEGESNVVEFNCRFGDPETQCVLRLLDEDILPIFYASATGNLPERNLKLKSGSSAIVVLAAKGYPDAPEKGMVLEIPPNEGNVVVYHAGTKKENQTILASGGRILGITSFGSSLKDAINDCYQFLTKIKAPNTFYRKDIGRRAL, from the coding sequence TTGGAACATAAATATAAAGTTTTACTTCTTGGAAGTGGCGGAAGAGAACACGCGTTAGCGGACGTGATCTCGAAATCAAAATCTTTGGAATCTTTGAAAGTATATCCAGGGAATGGGGGTTTTGCAACGGAGCTCCTTTTAGGAGCCAATGAAATTTCGATTACCGATAAAACCAAATTTTTAGAATATTTAAAGGTTTCCAAAACCAATCTTGTTGTGGTGGGACCAGAAGACCCACTTGTGAATGGAATTGCAGATTGGTGTGCAGAAGTTGGGATTCCTTGTTTTGGACCATCTGCGTATTGTGCCCAAGTGGAAGGCAGTAAACATTTTGCAAAAGAAATGATGAAACGTGCAAAAGTACCAACTGCTTCTTTTGCTGTATTTACTGATCATGAATCCGCTTGGAGTTATGCACAAAAAGAAATGTTGCCACTTGTTGTCAAAGCAGATGGTTTGGCAGCAGGAAAAGGTGTTACTGTTGCGTTTGACTTAAAGGAAGTCAAACGAGCATTAGATGAAATCTTTTTAGAATCAAAGTTTGGCCATAGTGGAAACAAAGTAGTGATCGAATCCTTTTTGGAAGGAGAAGAAGCTTCTTTATTTGTCATTACGGATGGACAAAGGTATATGTGTTTACCTGCGGCTCAAGACCACAAACGTGCTTACGATGGAGACATTGGACCAAACACAGGTGGGATGGGAGCTTATGCACCAGCACCAATTGTTACGGATGTTGTTCTTTCAAAAGTGAAATCGAGTATCATCGAACCAATGTTAGAAGACTTTCGGATCTCCGGTCATCCTTACAAAGGACTTTTGTATGTGGGACTTATGATCACAAAAGAAGGTGAATCCAATGTGGTTGAATTCAATTGTCGGTTTGGTGATCCAGAAACTCAATGTGTGTTACGATTACTCGATGAAGACATTTTACCAATTTTTTATGCATCGGCGACAGGCAATTTACCAGAACGCAATTTAAAATTAAAATCTGGATCATCTGCCATTGTTGTACTTGCGGCAAAAGGTTATCCTGATGCTCCCGAAAAAGGTATGGTGTTAGAAATTCCACCAAACGAAGGAAATGTGGTAGTCTACCATGCCGGGACAAAAAAAGAAAACCAAACCATCCTCGCAAGTGGTGGGCGTATCCTCGGGATCACATCTTTTGGATCTAGTTTAAAAGATGCGATCAATGATTGTTATCAATTTCTCACAAAAATAAAAGCACCAAATACCTTTTATCGCAAAGACATTGGTAGGAGAGCTCTGTAA